A stretch of DNA from Mycobacterium senriense:
CGTATTTCACGCCTTTGACGCCGATGGGTGGCGAGAGCTTGATCGGCGCCGGTGCCGCCGGCGCCGAGGGCTTCGTCAGGTACGGCATCAAGTGACCGGCAGACGCCGCCTCCACCCGGCCCGAACCGAGATCGACCCGCGCGGCGATGACGGTGGCGAACGCGCCGCGAAGCATGTGCAGGCAGAAATCGTTGAGCTGCGCGAGCGCCTCGGCCGGTGCGGCGCCGGCGAACAATTGCGCCCGCAGGGCGTTGCGGAGGGCGGCCATGGTGCCGGCCGCGGCGATGCCGTGGCCGGCGACGTCGCCGATCAGCACGATGAGCCGGCCGTCGCGGAGCTCGAACGCGTCGTACCAGTCGCCGCCGACGTTGTCGCCCGCCGCGGGCTCGTAATGCGCCGACAGTTCCCAAGTTTCGAGCGCCGGGATCCATTCGGGCAACAGGCTGCGCTGCAGCGTCTCGGCCACGCGCAGCGCCCCGCGCGTGCGGCGGTACAGCGACTCGACCAGGTGGCGTCGCAATGATCCCGCGGATTCGGTCTCGCTCAGCGACCACGGCTCGCTGCGCTGGTGGACGATCTCGCGCCAGCGGTCGAACGATTTGCGCGGGCTGAGCCGAAGTTGGTCACCCTCGCTGACCGCGATCGCCTTGTTGTACGGGTCGCCGCCCCAGTCGACCGAGCGCAGCACCTCTCGCCGGAACCAGATGGCGGATTGGCCGTCAGGCAGGTTGAGCACCAGCGCGCCGGCGGCCACCTGGGGATCGAGATCGAGCTCGGGTAGCGCACCCGACAGGCACTCGCTGCTCGCGATCTCGTCGTCCACGCCACGCGCCCAGGCTGCGACGGCCGACACGATGTCCGGCGGTGGAACCGAGCCACGCATCCGCAGATCGCCCCCGATGTCGATGACCACACCGTCGGCGGGCACGAGGTCGAGCAGGTCGGGAGCGCCGAGCAGCGCCGCCGACAGCGGTTCGCCATCGTCCAGCGTGGCGGCGGTGAGCTTGGCCAAGACGGCCTGCGCGGCCAACCGCTTGTGTAGTCGTTCGTCCTCGAACCGGTCGACGAGTCGCAGCGACAGGGTCGAACCGAGGAACTCGGCCGCCGCCCGGGTGCCGAACGGCGGCAGGTGCGCACCGGCGTAATGGTGGCAGGCGATCAGCCCCCACAGCCTCCCCTGCCGCAACAACGAGATCGACATCGATGCGTGCACACCCATGTTCTGCAGATATTCGACATGGATGGGCGACACGCTGCGCAACGTGGCATACGTCAGGTCCAGCGGCGTATCGGTCAGCGGGTCGATGCTCGGCACCAGCGGTGCCGGCGTGTAGTTGACGTCGGATATCAGCCGAATCCAGTTCTTCTCGTACAGAGCGCGCGCCTGCGCCGGGATGTCGGTCGACGGGTAATGCAGGCCGAGGAACGAGTTGAGGTCCTCGCGCCTGGACTCGGCAACAACCTCGCCGTTGTATTCCTCGTCGTAGCGGTACACCATGACCCGGTCGAAGCCGGTCAGATCGCGGACGGCGCGCGCGGCTATGGCGTACAGCTCGGT
This window harbors:
- a CDS encoding SpoIIE family protein phosphatase; its protein translation is MTDDERSVRPSAPADQSIDDLVPVGTPIDLDNCAREPIHIPGSIQPRGLLAVVREPAYEVRQVSANVADLLGRPVDAVLGRHLSALIGSPQAARIEQAAATFGSLRQNNPLEVTIEVAGEPRAFDAILHREPGGVLLVELEIAYGERPFSFPNTYQAVRGAVEELNRAATLTELYAIAARAVRDLTGFDRVMVYRYDEEYNGEVVAESRREDLNSFLGLHYPSTDIPAQARALYEKNWIRLISDVNYTPAPLVPSIDPLTDTPLDLTYATLRSVSPIHVEYLQNMGVHASMSISLLRQGRLWGLIACHHYAGAHLPPFGTRAAAEFLGSTLSLRLVDRFEDERLHKRLAAQAVLAKLTAATLDDGEPLSAALLGAPDLLDLVPADGVVIDIGGDLRMRGSVPPPDIVSAVAAWARGVDDEIASSECLSGALPELDLDPQVAAGALVLNLPDGQSAIWFRREVLRSVDWGGDPYNKAIAVSEGDQLRLSPRKSFDRWREIVHQRSEPWSLSETESAGSLRRHLVESLYRRTRGALRVAETLQRSLLPEWIPALETWELSAHYEPAAGDNVGGDWYDAFELRDGRLIVLIGDVAGHGIAAAGTMAALRNALRAQLFAGAAPAEALAQLNDFCLHMLRGAFATVIAARVDLGSGRVEAASAGHLMPYLTKPSAPAAPAPIKLSPPIGVKGVKYAPSTFTVEPGHGMVLFSDGLVERRGESIDDGLDLLAENLGRAGDIAATGIWTAMASAHTDDDVTIITLRRP